The following is a genomic window from Streptomyces chrestomyceticus JCM 4735.
TGGGCGACCAGGGTCCGTGCGCTGTGCAGCGGCCGGTCGTGCGCGTCCCCCGGCAGCACCGCGGCCAGTTGCTCCGCGGCCTCCGCGTAGTTCCACAGCCCGTCCGTGCACACCACCACTACACCCGGTCCGTCGGGCTTGAAGGAAGCGGTGTGCGGTTCCAGTTCGTACGCGTCGGCGCCGAGCCAGCCCGTGATGGCGTGCGCCCGGTCGTCCGCGTACGCCTCCGCCTCCGACATCAGGTTGTTGGCGACCATCTGCGCCGCCCAGGAGTCGTCCTCGGTGAGGCGGACGGCGGGCGCGCTGCGGTCGTCGGGGACCCAGTACGCGCGGCTGTCGCCGACCCAGCCGATGACGAGCAGCCCACCGCCGACCACCGCGCCGACGAAGGTGCAGGCGGGAGCGTTCTGCTGGCGGTACGGGTCGTGCTGCTGGGCCTGGTTGGGCGCGGCGGCCAGGGCGTTGACGGACTTGGCGGCGGCGAGGATCGCGTCGTGCATGGCCCGCTGCGGGTGTGTACCGCCGGGCAGGGCGGCCAGCAGTGACCGCGCGGCGACTCCGGAGGCGGCGGCGGACGCGTCGTCGGGCCGCGAGGCGGAGGAGACGCCGTCGCAGACGATGGCGAGTACGGCGGGCGAGCCGTCCGGCAGCGTTCCTTCGGCGACCGCGAAGAAGTCCTCGTTGCGGTGGTGGCGGTGGCCCCGGTCGGTGACCGCCGCCACGCCCGGCAGCTCCCGCTCCATGTGGTCGCGTTCGCGTGGCTGGGCGTGACCGCAGTTCTCGCAGTAACCGTCGCCGGTGACCGTCCCCGCGTGGCAGAGCGCGCAGAGACTGGTGCCTTGGGCGGGGGTTTGGTGTTCGGGGGAGGAGGGGGTAGGAGTGGCGGGAGAGGTGGGAGAGGTGGGAGTGGCTGGGGGTTGGGCCGGTGGTTCTGCCGGTCCGCCGGGTGCCTGCGGGTGGGGCGGGCCCGCCGGATCGGCCGGGCCTGTCGAGGCTGCCGGGCCGGTCGGGCCTGCCGGGTCGGAGCCGTTCGCGTCCGCGGAGCGGTCCGCCGCCTCGGCGGCGAGGTCGTATCCGGCGATACGGGGGTCCGGCGCGCCACCGTGGGAGGCGGCGGCCCGGTGCGCATGCCCCCGTACGGACTACCGGCCGACGGCGGAACGCTCGCCTCCGCATGGGGCACCCGGGACTGTGCGTCACCCTGTGCGTGGACCTGCACGCCGACCCCGGCCGGCGCGTGGGCCTGCTGCCCTCCGTGCCCGTAGCCCGGCGAGACCGGCGGCGGTACGGGGGCGTGCGGGGGGTGTGGAGTGTGCGGAACGTGCGGGGCCTGCGCCGATCCGTTCGTGTGGGTGGAGCCCGACGCGTACGCGGGGCCGCTGTCGTGCCGGGCTCCCGTACCGTACGACGGGGTCGGTCCGCCGTACGATCCGCCGTACGACGGGGCCGGGACCGGCGCGGCCACCGGCGGCGGGACGGCTGCCGGCGGCGAGACGGACGGCGGCGACGGCGGTACGGACGACGAGGGCGGCACGGCCGGAGACACCGGAACCTGCCCCGGAGCCCCCGGAGCCCCCGGCGTCCCGGAAACCCCCGGCCCCCCTTGCCCCACCGCCGCCCCTCCCGCCCCCGGCATCAAGAACGACGCGGGCAGCGCGACGGGACCCGGCGGGGCGGCCCCCGTCCCGGGCGCGGGATGTGCCGTGCCGCCCAGCGGGACCGTGGGGCGGTCACCGGCCCCGTCCGGCCCGGTGGGTGCCACGACGTCGGCGCCGCAGAATCCGCAGTAGTTGTCCCCCGGTTCGAGCGGCTCGCTGCAGCTCGCACACCGGAACGGCCCTGTCACACCCATGTCACACCCACGTCCTGGGGCGGAAGCGGTTGGCCCGTTCCACCAGCTCGATCCTTTCCTCGCCGCGCTGCGCCAGCCGGGCGAGCAGTCTGAACGACCGCTCCAGGCCGAGCCGCAGGCCGCGTTCGTCCAGTGCGCTGCCGAGCAGACCGGGCCGGGCGGCGGCGCCGCCGGAACCGGGGCCGCGGGCCCCGGACGGCAATGTACGCCCCTGCTGCTCGGCACCGCGGCTACCGGAGAGTACCCAGTCGAGGGCACAGCCCAGCACTTCGGTCGTCAGTTGTTCGCGGCGCTCCGCGTCCAGCCCGGAGTCCGCCAGCCGCTCGACCTGCCCGGCCGCCGACCGCAGATCCTCCAGCAGTGCGTCGTGGGCGGGACGTTGCCGCAGCCGGGCCCGGACGGCCGCGATGCGCGCCGCAGTGTAGTGAATGGAGGACTCCGGTACGGATTCCAGGGTGGCCACGGCCCCGGCCCGGTCGCCGGCCGCCAGCCGTACCCGGGCCAGCCCGAACGCCGCGCTGACGTAACTGTGGTCGGTGGCCCACACCAGCCGGTAGTACTCCGCCGCGTTGTCCAGTTGCCCCAGCACCTCGGCGCAGACGGCGAGCGCCAGCTTCGGCGCCGGCTCGCCGGGGAAGGCGTCGTACATCGCGTCGAACGACAGGGCCGCCGTCTCGCGGTCGTCGTTCGTCAGCGCCACCAGGCCGCGGTACCAGACCACCCGCCAGTCCTCGTCCCAGCCCTGGCCGGGCTCCGTCTCGACGGCGCGCAGTTCGCGCAGGGCCGCCGCGCCGTCCCCCAGCTCCAGGTGGGCCCGCAGCCTGCGCAGCCGGGTTTCCATGGTGTCGGCGGGGGCCGCGCGCAGGGCGCCGAGCAACTCGGCGGGGGCGGCGGCCAGCAGGCCGGCCAGGAAACCCGCGTTCGGGTCGGCGGGGTCGACGCGCGGTACGGGCAGGGCGAGGACGGCGAGGCCGGTGTCGAGCGGACGGAGAACGGGCGCGCCGCGCACGCTGCCGGGCGTCACGGCCGCCACCCCGGAAGCGCTTCCGACAGCGCTCCCGGCGGACGTGGTGAAGGCAGGCCCGGCCAACGCTTCGGCGCCGCCGCTCATCGTCTGCGGCCCGGTGGCCGACGTGACTTCGTACGCGACCTGCGCGGGAACAGCGGCCTGCGCGGCTACAGCGGCCTGGGAGGCGCCGGCCGGCTGCGCGGAGATGCCGGCCGCCGCACCACCGCCCTCACCCGCACGTACACCCGCCCTCACCCCCACACCCCGGGCGCCCCGATCCCGCTGGCCGGACCGACCACCACCTGCCTCTTCCGCCCCATCCACCCCTTTCGCCCCACCGGAACCGCACGCCCACCGAGCAGCGACGTGTCCCCCTCCGCGCGCGCCACCACGTCCGTGTCCACGACCCGCAGCTCCGGCCCGAACAGCGTGGACAGCGCGGGCCGCTGC
Proteins encoded in this region:
- a CDS encoding tetratricopeptide repeat protein is translated as MRAGVRAGEGGGAAAGISAQPAGASQAAVAAQAAVPAQVAYEVTSATGPQTMSGGAEALAGPAFTTSAGSAVGSASGVAAVTPGSVRGAPVLRPLDTGLAVLALPVPRVDPADPNAGFLAGLLAAAPAELLGALRAAPADTMETRLRRLRAHLELGDGAAALRELRAVETEPGQGWDEDWRVVWYRGLVALTNDDRETAALSFDAMYDAFPGEPAPKLALAVCAEVLGQLDNAAEYYRLVWATDHSYVSAAFGLARVRLAAGDRAGAVATLESVPESSIHYTAARIAAVRARLRQRPAHDALLEDLRSAAGQVERLADSGLDAERREQLTTEVLGCALDWVLSGSRGAEQQGRTLPSGARGPGSGGAAARPGLLGSALDERGLRLGLERSFRLLARLAQRGEERIELVERANRFRPRTWV
- a CDS encoding PP2C family protein-serine/threonine phosphatase, with product MERELPGVAAVTDRGHRHHRNEDFFAVAEGTLPDGSPAVLAIVCDGVSSASRPDDASAAASGVAARSLLAALPGGTHPQRAMHDAILAAAKSVNALAAAPNQAQQHDPYRQQNAPACTFVGAVVGGGLLVIGWVGDSRAYWVPDDRSAPAVRLTEDDSWAAQMVANNLMSEAEAYADDRAHAITGWLGADAYELEPHTASFKPDGPGVVVVCTDGLWNYAEAAEQLAAVLPGDAHDRPLHSARTLVAHALAGGGHDNVTVAVVPFPAPSGRAGSA